In the Streptomyces sp. BHT-5-2 genome, one interval contains:
- the lepB gene encoding signal peptidase I translates to MSGTERTTDGRGRTTGSVLSGLAVAVGCVLFLGGFVWGALLYRPYTVPTDSMSPTIAAGARVLAEKVSGSEIRRGDIVVFKDTAWGDLPMVKRVVGVGGDRVACCTKKGLLTVDGTPVEEPYLRSAGPASPVGFKAVVPNGQLFLLGDHRNDSLDSRVHLTDGDNGSVPRSAVAARVDARAWPLGSVGMLQRPDGFAALPGGTSQPGPLRPIVLAVAAGAVLILGGAVYGPIVRRKGRGGGRGHG, encoded by the coding sequence ATGAGCGGTACGGAACGTACGACGGACGGCCGCGGCCGGACCACGGGCAGTGTGCTGTCCGGTCTGGCCGTGGCCGTCGGCTGTGTGCTCTTCCTGGGCGGCTTCGTCTGGGGGGCGCTGCTCTACCGCCCGTACACCGTGCCCACCGACTCCATGTCGCCCACCATCGCCGCGGGCGCCCGGGTCCTGGCCGAGAAGGTGAGCGGCTCCGAGATACGCCGCGGCGACATCGTCGTCTTCAAGGACACCGCCTGGGGCGACCTGCCGATGGTCAAGCGGGTCGTCGGTGTCGGCGGCGACCGGGTCGCCTGCTGCACCAAGAAGGGCCTGCTCACCGTCGACGGAACCCCCGTGGAGGAGCCGTACCTCCGGTCCGCAGGCCCCGCCTCGCCCGTCGGCTTCAAGGCCGTCGTCCCCAACGGCCAGCTCTTCCTCCTCGGCGACCACCGCAACGACTCCCTCGACTCCCGCGTCCACCTCACCGACGGCGACAACGGCTCGGTGCCGCGCAGCGCCGTCGCCGCCCGGGTCGACGCCCGCGCCTGGCCGCTCGGCAGCGTCGGCATGCTCCAGCGCCCCGACGGCTTCGCCGCGCTCCCCGGCGGCACCTCCCAGCCGGGCCCGCTGCGGCCCATCGTCCTCGCCGTCGCCGCCGGTGCTGTGCTCATCCTGGGTGGTGCGGTATACGGGCCGATCGTACGGAGGAAGGGACGTGGAGGTGGACGCGGGCATGGGTGA
- a CDS encoding NUDIX hydrolase codes for MADETDGADEAGGRAARLVSRVVLLDSEDRILLLHGFEPDRPAETWWFTPGGGLEGSETRAEAALRELAEETGITDVSLGPLLWKRRCAFPFDGRRWEQDEWYYLARTDRTTTDTAGHTDLERRSVSGLKWWTSEELSASHETVYPTRLAELLRTLLDEGPPSAPVLLETERV; via the coding sequence ATGGCTGATGAGACTGATGGCGCCGACGAGGCCGGGGGGCGGGCCGCGCGCCTGGTTTCCCGGGTCGTGCTGCTCGACTCCGAGGACCGCATTCTGCTGCTCCACGGCTTCGAACCGGACCGTCCGGCCGAGACCTGGTGGTTCACCCCCGGCGGCGGCCTGGAGGGCAGCGAGACCCGTGCGGAGGCGGCCCTCAGGGAACTCGCCGAGGAGACCGGCATCACCGACGTCAGCCTCGGCCCGCTCCTGTGGAAGCGCCGCTGCGCCTTTCCCTTCGACGGGAGACGCTGGGAGCAGGACGAGTGGTACTACCTGGCACGCACCGACCGGACCACCACCGACACCGCCGGTCACACGGACCTGGAACGCCGCAGCGTCTCCGGACTGAAGTGGTGGACCTCGGAGGAACTGTCGGCGTCGCATGAGACGGTGTATCCGACCAGACTCGCCGAGCTGCTGCGCACGCTGCTCGACGAAGGGCCCCCGAGTGCGCCGGTGCTCCTGGAGACCGAGCGGGTCTGA
- a CDS encoding DUF2469 domain-containing protein, whose amino-acid sequence MSAEDLEKYETEMELKLYREYRDVVGLFKYVIETERRFYLTNDYEMQVHSVQGEVFFEVSMADAWVWDMYRPARFVKQVRVLTFKDVNIEELNKSDLDLPGS is encoded by the coding sequence ATGAGCGCCGAGGACCTCGAAAAGTACGAGACCGAGATGGAGCTGAAGCTCTACCGGGAGTACCGAGACGTCGTCGGGCTGTTCAAATACGTGATCGAGACCGAGCGTCGTTTCTACCTCACCAACGACTACGAGATGCAGGTGCACTCGGTCCAGGGTGAAGTGTTCTTCGAGGTCTCGATGGCCGACGCCTGGGTCTGGGACATGTACCGCCCGGCCAGGTTCGTCAAGCAGGTGCGGGTGCTCACATTCAAGGATGTGAACATCGAGGAGCTGAACAAGAGCGATCTGGATCTTCCGGGGAGCTGA
- the dprA gene encoding DNA-processing protein DprA — MNALDEWGFITSGEGPGPKPEIGRSSPTPTAARKHPAPHPAQAEHETYEPQRAARAALTRILEPGDETAGRWLREMGPVALWHALSQDDAPPPLGAAPTKIAGLRLRAARARPLADLAAVAALGGRFLCPGDEEWPGQLDDLGDARPIGLWVRGRANLRIWALRSVAVVGARACTEYGAHLATTLGAGLVDRGWTVVSGAAYGIDGAAHRGALAADGPTVAVLASGVDHPYPRGHTELIDRIAEQGLVVAELPPGDHPTRSRFVQRNRVIAALTRGTVVVEAELRSGSLVTARRALALGRFTMGTPGPVTSGLSAGVHQLLREEATVVTGADEVIELVGSIGDLAPERRGPAFARDLLDPTALRVLEALPARGGADTGHLARESGTPRDLTQGKLFELQSLGFVQRCGERWELVRRVNSTEGSRRGGT; from the coding sequence ATGAACGCCCTCGACGAATGGGGCTTCATCACAAGCGGGGAGGGGCCGGGACCGAAGCCGGAGATCGGGCGGTCGAGCCCGACTCCCACCGCCGCGCGAAAGCATCCCGCTCCCCACCCGGCACAGGCGGAGCACGAAACCTACGAACCGCAGCGGGCGGCCCGCGCCGCCCTCACCCGCATCCTCGAACCCGGTGACGAAACCGCCGGCCGCTGGCTGCGCGAGATGGGCCCCGTCGCCCTCTGGCACGCGCTCTCCCAGGACGACGCACCCCCGCCCCTCGGCGCCGCCCCGACCAAGATCGCCGGCCTTCGGTTACGTGCCGCCCGGGCCCGCCCCCTCGCGGATCTCGCCGCCGTCGCCGCACTCGGCGGCCGCTTCCTCTGCCCCGGCGACGAGGAATGGCCCGGCCAGCTGGACGACCTCGGCGACGCCCGGCCGATCGGCCTCTGGGTGCGGGGCAGAGCCAACCTGCGGATCTGGGCACTGCGCTCGGTCGCCGTGGTCGGGGCGCGCGCCTGCACCGAGTACGGCGCCCACCTCGCCACCACCCTCGGCGCCGGGCTCGTCGACCGCGGCTGGACAGTCGTCTCCGGAGCCGCGTACGGCATCGACGGCGCGGCCCACCGTGGCGCCCTCGCCGCCGACGGCCCGACCGTCGCCGTGCTCGCCTCAGGTGTGGACCACCCCTATCCGCGCGGGCACACCGAGTTGATCGACCGGATCGCCGAACAGGGCCTGGTGGTGGCCGAGTTGCCGCCCGGCGACCACCCCACCCGGAGCCGCTTCGTCCAGCGCAACCGCGTCATCGCCGCCCTCACCCGCGGCACGGTCGTGGTGGAGGCCGAACTCCGAAGCGGCTCACTGGTCACGGCGCGGCGCGCCCTTGCCCTCGGGCGCTTCACGATGGGTACGCCCGGCCCGGTCACCAGCGGGCTGTCCGCCGGAGTGCACCAACTCCTGCGCGAGGAAGCCACGGTGGTCACCGGCGCGGACGAGGTCATCGAACTCGTCGGCAGTATCGGGGATCTCGCGCCCGAGCGTCGCGGCCCGGCCTTTGCCCGCGATCTGCTGGACCCGACCGCGCTCCGTGTTCTCGAAGCCCTGCCCGCACGCGGTGGCGCGGATACCGGCCACCTGGCCCGGGAGTCGGGCACGCCCCGTGACCTCACCCAGGGCAAGCTCTTCGAGCTTCAGTCCCTCGGATTCGTTCAAAGGTGCGGTGAGCGCTGGGAGTTGGTGCGACGTGTCAACTCGACCGAAGGTTCCCGGCGAGGCGGTACTTGA
- the whiG gene encoding RNA polymerase sigma factor WhiG, which produces MPQHTSGSDRAAVPPAACGSVRPAPPTSLDELWRSYKASGDGRLREQLILHYSPLVKYVAGRVSVGLPPNVEQADFVSSGVFGLIDAIEKFEPERSIKFETYAITRIRGAMIDELRALDWIPRSVRQKARAVERAYATLEAQLRRTPTEAEVADEMGIPLEELHGVFSQLSLANVVALEELLHVNGEGGERLSLMDTLEDTAAENPVEIAEDRELRRLLARAINTLPDREKTVVTLYYYEGLTLAEIGNVLGVTESRVSQIHTKSVLQLRAKLADVGR; this is translated from the coding sequence ATGCCCCAGCACACCTCCGGGTCTGACCGCGCGGCAGTACCACCCGCCGCGTGCGGCAGCGTGCGCCCCGCCCCGCCCACCTCGCTCGACGAGCTGTGGCGCTCCTACAAGGCGTCAGGCGACGGACGCCTGCGGGAACAGCTGATCCTGCATTACTCACCACTGGTCAAGTACGTGGCCGGCCGGGTCAGCGTCGGACTGCCGCCCAACGTGGAGCAGGCCGACTTTGTCTCCTCCGGAGTCTTCGGACTGATCGACGCCATCGAGAAATTCGAGCCCGAACGCTCCATCAAGTTCGAGACGTACGCCATCACCCGCATCCGCGGCGCGATGATCGACGAGCTGCGCGCACTGGACTGGATCCCACGATCCGTACGCCAGAAGGCCCGGGCCGTGGAACGCGCCTACGCCACCCTCGAAGCGCAGCTGCGCCGGACGCCGACCGAGGCCGAGGTCGCCGACGAGATGGGCATCCCGCTGGAGGAGCTGCACGGCGTCTTCAGCCAGCTGTCGCTGGCGAACGTCGTGGCGCTGGAAGAGCTCCTCCACGTCAACGGCGAGGGCGGCGAACGCCTCAGCCTCATGGACACCCTGGAGGACACCGCCGCGGAGAACCCCGTTGAGATCGCCGAGGACCGCGAACTGCGGCGGCTGCTGGCACGGGCCATCAACACCCTGCCCGACCGCGAGAAGACCGTGGTCACCCTCTACTACTACGAGGGCCTCACCCTCGCCGAGATCGGCAACGTACTCGGCGTCACCGAGAGCCGGGTCAGCCAGATCCACACCAAGTCCGTACTCCAGCTCCGGGCGAAGCTGGCAGACGTGGGGCGCTGA
- a CDS encoding TetR/AcrR family transcriptional regulator: protein MQRGALLDAARTLLSEGGTEALTFPALAERTGLARSSVYEYFRSRAAVVEELCVVDFPVWAAEVEAAMENAETPEAKVEAYVRRQLALVGDRRHRAVVAISAGELDAGAREKIRAAHGGLIAMIVEALAALGHAQPRLAAMLLQGVVDAAVRRIELGAAENPEEITEAAVAMALKGVGG from the coding sequence ATGCAGCGCGGCGCCCTCTTGGACGCCGCTCGCACCTTGCTGTCCGAGGGCGGAACGGAGGCGCTGACCTTCCCTGCCCTCGCTGAGCGCACGGGACTCGCGCGCTCCTCCGTGTACGAGTACTTCCGCTCGCGTGCGGCGGTCGTCGAAGAACTGTGTGTCGTCGACTTCCCCGTATGGGCCGCGGAGGTCGAGGCGGCGATGGAGAACGCCGAGACGCCCGAGGCGAAGGTCGAGGCGTACGTGCGCCGGCAACTGGCGCTGGTCGGCGACCGCCGCCACCGCGCCGTCGTCGCCATCTCCGCCGGGGAGCTGGACGCCGGGGCCCGGGAGAAGATCCGCGCGGCGCACGGTGGACTGATCGCCATGATCGTCGAGGCGCTCGCCGCCCTCGGACACGCGCAGCCGCGGCTTGCCGCGATGCTGCTCCAGGGCGTCGTCGACGCCGCGGTCCGACGCATCGAACTCGGCGCCGCCGAGAACCCGGAGGAGATCACCGAGGCAGCCGTAGCCATGGCCCTCAAGGGAGTGGGTGGCTGA
- a CDS encoding peptidoglycan DD-metalloendopeptidase family protein, whose translation MRRLTGPARRLPRTTRPPSLRPTVPRSRRSAPRRRGEPGGRRPADRHLGKRVCCARDAPRPWAPGPPTPAGGPGDPGRHESDAGRVRPGLAPGLETGKRSAPRSAAVLAPAPAGTVREWMPSLALSRQGGRRSLAALAMCVLWAVPPAGLIASAGAAGAAAPYSVAAPVPGPAHPGPDRSWPVDGPAGTHPVVLRGWDPPPAPWAAGHRGVDLAASDGAVVKAAAPGRIAFAGTVAGRGVLTIEVSDSGHPPLRTTYEPVRASVHKGQHVTAGQPVGALEDGPYHCRAPCLHWGLLRGTTYLNPLSLLPPEALRTGPSRLLPVFGIPEPEAVPEPGTARPNREQPAPTAHKTTDSPTATTGAGLLGAITLAGIAVWALGRLRRGRERSLHGGRPA comes from the coding sequence ATGCGACGACTCACCGGCCCCGCCAGGCGCCTCCCCCGGACCACCCGCCCTCCCTCTCTACGACCGACCGTGCCTCGCTCACGACGCTCCGCCCCGCGACGACGCGGGGAGCCCGGCGGGCGCCGGCCGGCAGATCGGCACCTCGGCAAGCGCGTCTGCTGTGCCCGCGACGCGCCTCGCCCATGGGCGCCGGGGCCACCGACACCAGCGGGCGGTCCGGGCGATCCGGGCCGTCACGAATCGGACGCGGGGCGGGTGCGGCCGGGGCTGGCGCCAGGGCTCGAAACGGGGAAGAGATCGGCACCGAGGTCGGCAGCTGTGCTGGCACCGGCACCGGCCGGGACGGTTCGGGAGTGGATGCCGTCCCTCGCCTTGAGCCGGCAGGGCGGAAGGCGTTCACTCGCCGCGCTCGCCATGTGCGTGCTGTGGGCCGTGCCCCCGGCGGGGCTGATCGCTTCCGCCGGTGCAGCCGGCGCCGCGGCCCCGTACTCCGTGGCCGCACCGGTGCCCGGGCCGGCCCACCCGGGGCCGGACCGCTCCTGGCCGGTAGACGGTCCCGCCGGTACACACCCTGTGGTCTTGCGTGGTTGGGACCCGCCTCCGGCCCCATGGGCGGCGGGGCACCGAGGCGTGGACCTCGCAGCGTCCGACGGCGCCGTCGTGAAAGCCGCCGCGCCGGGCCGGATCGCGTTCGCCGGCACCGTGGCCGGCCGGGGCGTCCTGACCATCGAAGTCTCCGACTCGGGCCACCCGCCCTTACGCACCACCTACGAGCCGGTCCGCGCCTCCGTGCACAAAGGACAGCACGTCACCGCAGGTCAGCCCGTCGGTGCGCTGGAGGATGGGCCGTACCACTGCCGTGCCCCGTGCCTCCACTGGGGCCTGCTCCGCGGTACGACGTACCTGAACCCGCTCTCGCTGCTTCCACCAGAGGCCCTCCGCACCGGCCCCTCGCGATTGCTCCCAGTCTTCGGCATCCCCGAACCCGAAGCCGTCCCGGAACCCGGAACGGCGCGTCCGAATCGTGAGCAGCCGGCGCCAACGGCTCATAAGACGACGGACTCGCCAACGGCGACCACGGGCGCGGGCCTGCTCGGCGCGATCACGCTGGCGGGGATTGCGGTGTGGGCCCTCGGACGGCTTCGACGCGGGCGGGAGAGGAGCCTGCACGGCGGGCGGCCCGCATGA
- the rpsB gene encoding 30S ribosomal protein S2, producing the protein MAVVTMRELLESGVHFGHQTRRWNPKMKRFIFTERNGIYIIDLLQSLSYIDRAYEFVKETVAHGGSVMFVGTKKQAQEAIAEQATRVGMPYVNQRWLGGMLTNFSTVYKRLQRLKELEQIDFEDVAASGLTKKELLVLSREKAKLEKTLGGIREMQKVPSAVWIVDTKKEHIAVGEARKLNIPVVAILDTNCDPDEVDYKIPGNDDAIRSVTLLTRVIADAVAEGLIARSGAATGDQKPGEKAGEPLAEWERDLLEGDKKSDDEAAKAEAPAAEAEKPAEQG; encoded by the coding sequence ATGGCCGTCGTCACGATGCGGGAGCTGCTGGAGAGCGGCGTCCACTTCGGGCACCAGACCCGCCGCTGGAACCCGAAGATGAAGCGCTTCATCTTCACCGAGCGCAACGGCATCTACATCATCGACCTGCTCCAGTCGCTGTCGTACATCGACCGCGCCTACGAGTTCGTCAAGGAGACCGTTGCCCACGGCGGCTCGGTCATGTTCGTCGGTACGAAGAAGCAGGCCCAGGAGGCCATTGCCGAGCAGGCGACCCGCGTGGGCATGCCCTACGTGAACCAGCGCTGGCTCGGCGGCATGCTGACCAACTTCTCGACCGTCTACAAGCGTCTGCAGCGCCTGAAGGAGCTCGAGCAGATCGACTTCGAGGACGTGGCCGCCTCCGGCCTCACCAAGAAGGAGCTCCTGGTCCTCTCGCGCGAGAAGGCCAAGCTGGAGAAGACCCTCGGTGGTATCCGCGAGATGCAGAAGGTGCCCAGCGCCGTCTGGATCGTGGACACCAAGAAGGAGCACATCGCCGTCGGCGAGGCGCGCAAGCTCAACATCCCGGTTGTCGCGATCCTCGACACCAACTGCGACCCCGACGAGGTCGACTACAAGATCCCGGGTAACGACGACGCGATCCGCTCCGTCACCCTGCTCACCCGCGTGATCGCCGACGCCGTCGCCGAGGGCCTGATCGCCCGCTCCGGCGCCGCCACCGGCGACCAGAAGCCGGGCGAGAAGGCCGGCGAGCCGCTCGCCGAGTGGGAGCGCGACCTGCTCGAAGGCGACAAGAAGTCCGACGACGAGGCCGCCAAGGCCGAGGCCCCGGCCGCCGAAGCCGAGAAGCCGGCCGAGCAGGGCTGA
- the tsf gene encoding translation elongation factor Ts: MANYTAADVKKLRELTGAGMMDCKKALEEAEGNVDKAVEVLRVKGQKGVAKREGRSAENGAVVSLIADDNTSGLILELKCETDFVAKGEKFQSVANALAAHVAKTNPADLEALLASEIEAGKTVQAFVDEANANLGEKIVLDRFAQYSDGYVAAYMHRTMPDLPHQIGVLVEFDKENAEVARGIAQHIAAFAPKYLAKEDVPADVVEAERRVAEETTRAEGKPEAALPKIVEGRLNGFFKDATLLGQPYALDNKKSVEKVLQEAGVTLKRFARIKVGI; the protein is encoded by the coding sequence ATGGCGAACTACACCGCCGCTGACGTCAAGAAGCTCCGCGAGCTCACCGGCGCCGGCATGATGGACTGCAAGAAGGCCCTGGAAGAGGCCGAGGGCAACGTCGACAAGGCCGTCGAGGTCCTGCGCGTCAAGGGTCAGAAGGGCGTCGCCAAGCGCGAGGGCCGCTCCGCCGAGAACGGCGCTGTGGTCTCCCTGATCGCCGACGACAACACCTCCGGCCTGATCCTCGAGCTGAAGTGCGAGACCGACTTCGTCGCCAAGGGCGAGAAGTTCCAGTCCGTCGCCAACGCCCTGGCCGCGCACGTCGCCAAGACCAACCCGGCCGACCTCGAGGCCCTGCTCGCCTCCGAGATCGAGGCCGGCAAGACCGTCCAGGCGTTCGTCGACGAGGCCAATGCGAACCTCGGCGAGAAGATCGTCCTGGACCGCTTCGCGCAGTACTCCGACGGCTACGTGGCGGCGTACATGCACCGCACCATGCCGGACCTGCCGCACCAGATCGGTGTCCTCGTCGAGTTCGACAAGGAGAACGCCGAGGTCGCCAGGGGCATCGCGCAGCACATCGCCGCCTTCGCCCCGAAGTACCTCGCCAAGGAGGACGTCCCGGCCGACGTCGTCGAGGCCGAGCGTCGGGTCGCCGAGGAGACCACCCGCGCCGAGGGCAAGCCCGAGGCCGCGCTGCCGAAGATCGTCGAGGGTCGCCTCAACGGCTTCTTCAAGGACGCGACGCTGCTCGGTCAGCCGTACGCGCTCGACAACAAGAAGTCGGTCGAGAAGGTCCTCCAGGAGGCCGGTGTCACCCTGAAGCGCTTCGCGCGCATCAAGGTCGGCATCTGA
- the pyrH gene encoding UMP kinase produces MNHGADGADTHKADKGDRRRFLLKLSGEAFAGGGGLGVDPDVVHAIAREIGAVVRDGYEIAIVIGGGNFFRGAELQQRGMDRARSDYMGMLGTVMNCLALQDFLEKEGIDCRVQTAITMGQVAEPYIPLRAVRHLEKGRVVIFGAGMGMPYFSTDTTAAQRALEIDAEAMLMGKNGVDGVYDSDPKKNPDAVKFDALEYGEVITRDLKVADATAITLCRDNKLPILVFELLAEGNIARAVKGEKIGTLVSDQNTRA; encoded by the coding sequence ATGAATCACGGTGCCGACGGCGCGGACACACACAAAGCCGACAAGGGCGACAGGAGGCGTTTCCTTCTGAAGCTCTCGGGTGAGGCGTTCGCCGGCGGCGGCGGACTGGGCGTCGATCCCGACGTCGTGCACGCCATTGCCCGTGAGATCGGCGCAGTGGTCCGCGACGGCTACGAGATCGCCATCGTGATCGGCGGCGGCAACTTCTTCCGCGGTGCCGAACTCCAGCAGCGCGGCATGGACCGGGCCCGCTCCGACTACATGGGCATGCTCGGTACGGTCATGAACTGCCTGGCCCTCCAGGACTTCCTGGAGAAGGAGGGCATCGACTGCCGCGTCCAGACGGCCATCACCATGGGCCAGGTCGCGGAGCCGTACATTCCGCTGCGCGCGGTCCGCCACCTGGAGAAGGGCCGGGTCGTCATCTTCGGCGCCGGTATGGGCATGCCGTACTTCTCCACCGACACCACTGCCGCCCAGCGCGCCCTGGAGATCGACGCCGAGGCCATGCTCATGGGCAAGAACGGGGTGGACGGGGTCTACGACTCCGACCCCAAGAAGAACCCGGACGCGGTCAAGTTCGACGCCCTCGAATACGGCGAGGTCATCACCCGCGACCTGAAGGTCGCCGACGCCACGGCCATCACGCTGTGCCGGGACAACAAGCTCCCGATCCTCGTGTTCGAGCTGCTCGCCGAGGGGAACATCGCGCGTGCGGTGAAGGGTGAGAAGATCGGCACGCTCGTCAGCGATCAGAACACCCGGGCCTGA
- the frr gene encoding ribosome recycling factor has translation MIEEILLEAEEKMEKAVVVAKEDFAAIRTGRAHPAMFNKIVADYYGAMTPINQLASFSVPEPRMAVVTPFDKSALRNIEQAIRDSDLGVNPSNDGNIIRVTFPELTEERRREFIKVAKNKAEDSKVSIRSVRRKAKEALDKLVKDKESGEDDVRRAEKELDDTTAKYVAQVDELLKHKESELLEV, from the coding sequence GTGATCGAAGAGATCCTCCTCGAAGCCGAGGAGAAGATGGAGAAGGCCGTCGTGGTCGCCAAGGAGGACTTCGCCGCGATCCGCACCGGGCGTGCGCACCCGGCGATGTTCAACAAGATCGTGGCGGACTACTACGGTGCCATGACGCCCATCAACCAGCTGGCGTCGTTCTCGGTGCCGGAACCGCGGATGGCCGTGGTGACCCCGTTCGACAAGAGCGCGCTGCGCAACATCGAGCAGGCCATCCGCGACTCGGACCTCGGTGTCAACCCGAGCAACGACGGCAACATCATCCGTGTGACGTTCCCCGAGCTCACCGAGGAGCGCCGCCGCGAGTTCATCAAGGTCGCCAAGAACAAGGCCGAGGACTCGAAGGTCTCGATCCGCAGCGTGCGGCGCAAGGCGAAGGAAGCCCTCGACAAGCTCGTCAAGGACAAGGAGAGCGGCGAGGACGACGTGCGCCGTGCCGAGAAGGAGCTCGACGACACCACCGCGAAGTACGTCGCGCAGGTCGACGAGCTCCTCAAGCACAAGGAATCCGAGCTCCTAGAGGTCTGA
- a CDS encoding phosphatidate cytidylyltransferase: protein MNESSWGTPPGAGHWGPPDHGPAASLRGAAPPVPAGPVHDGGGAAQTRPMPIVPQPGGHQDDDRDIRDGRNNPDDRGAARLSGPLFRDDRPQEPMPTSLPGSDSDPVKPQKKSAGRNLRAAIGVGVGLGAVILASLFVYKPVFIGVIAIAVVVGLWELTSRLAERKDIRVPLVPLAVGGTAMVIAGYVRGAEGAWVAMALTALAVLVWRMTEAPQNYLRDVTAGVFAAFYVPFLATFVALMLSAEHDGPQRVLTFLLLTVVSDTGAYAVGWRFGKKKLAPRISPGKTREGLVGAVLFAMVAGALCMEFLIKGGAWWEGLLLGLAVAVSATLGDLGESMIKRDLGIKDMGTLLPGHGGIMDRLDSLLPTAPVVWLLFVIFVGSG from the coding sequence ATGAACGAGTCATCCTGGGGGACCCCGCCCGGCGCCGGCCACTGGGGACCGCCCGACCACGGACCGGCCGCCTCGCTGCGCGGGGCGGCGCCTCCCGTCCCGGCGGGTCCCGTGCACGACGGGGGCGGTGCGGCGCAGACTCGGCCCATGCCCATCGTGCCCCAACCGGGCGGACACCAGGACGACGATCGGGACATCCGGGATGGCCGCAACAACCCGGACGACCGGGGGGCTGCTCGCCTGAGCGGCCCCCTGTTCCGCGACGACAGGCCGCAGGAGCCCATGCCCACCTCGCTCCCCGGGTCCGACAGCGACCCAGTGAAACCGCAGAAGAAGAGCGCGGGGCGTAATCTGCGCGCCGCCATAGGGGTCGGCGTCGGACTCGGTGCGGTGATCCTCGCGTCGCTCTTCGTCTACAAGCCGGTGTTCATCGGCGTCATCGCGATCGCCGTCGTCGTGGGCCTGTGGGAACTGACCTCGCGGCTGGCGGAGCGCAAGGACATCCGGGTGCCGCTGGTCCCGCTCGCGGTCGGCGGCACCGCCATGGTGATCGCCGGGTATGTGCGCGGTGCCGAGGGGGCCTGGGTGGCGATGGCGCTCACGGCGCTCGCCGTCCTCGTCTGGCGGATGACCGAGGCGCCCCAGAACTACCTCCGGGACGTCACCGCCGGGGTCTTCGCGGCCTTCTACGTCCCGTTCCTGGCGACGTTCGTGGCCCTGATGCTGTCGGCCGAGCACGACGGGCCGCAGCGGGTGCTGACGTTCCTGCTGCTGACGGTCGTCAGCGACACCGGGGCGTACGCGGTCGGCTGGCGCTTCGGGAAGAAGAAGCTGGCGCCGCGGATCAGCCCCGGCAAGACCCGCGAGGGGCTGGTGGGCGCGGTGCTCTTCGCGATGGTGGCGGGCGCGCTGTGCATGGAGTTCCTGATCAAGGGCGGTGCCTGGTGGGAGGGCCTGCTGCTGGGGCTGGCGGTCGCGGTCAGCGCCACCCTCGGCGACCTCGGCGAATCCATGATCAAGCGGGATCTGGGCATCAAGGACATGGGCACCCTGCTGCCCGGCCACGGCGGCATCATGGACCGGCTGGACTCGCTGCTGCCGACCGCCCCGGTGGTCTGGCTGCTGTTCGTGATCTTCGTGGGATCGGGCTGA